A stretch of the Medicago truncatula cultivar Jemalong A17 chromosome 5, MtrunA17r5.0-ANR, whole genome shotgun sequence genome encodes the following:
- the LOC120580586 gene encoding chaperonin 60 subunit beta 4, chloroplastic — MTSSPSPIFATLSFANPSSIPKHRNSSSFVLNTKAMSKDLYFNHDGSTTKKLLAGVDLVAELLGVTLGPKGRNVVLHNKYGPPRIVNDGETVLKEIELEDPLENVGVKLVRQAGAKTNILVGDGSTTSVVLAHGLIKEGMKVIAAGMNPVQIARGIEKTAIALVNELSLMSRDVEDHELKYVAEVSAGNDYVVGNMISEALHKVGRKGVVTIEKGKSIENSLEIVEGMQFDRGYLSPYFVTDRRKMTVDLHNCKLLLVDKKITNPKELLNILNSAVKEKFPILIVAEGIEQDALAPIIKNKLRGVLKVAAIKAPAFGERKSHYLEDIAILTGGTVIREDMGFTLEKASTDVLGSAAKVVITKDSTLLVTDGSTREAIEKRVNQIKILVENTEENFQKKILNERIARLSGGIAILKVGAQTQVELKDKQLRIEDALNATKAAIEEGVVVGGGCSLLRLSKKVDSIKILLDNEEQKIGAEIFKRALSYPTKMIAKNAGVNGNVVIDKVLADDNMNFGYNAARDCYEDLMKARIMDPTKVVRCCIEHAASVAKTFLTSNAVVIDRMELQQPLQRRKPMTMPRKPMAMPRMPMTNSGLGPIGF; from the exons ATGACATCTTCTCCATCACCTATATTTGCTACATTATCATTTGCTAATCCATCATCAATTCCAAAACACCGAAATTCATCTTCTTTTGTATTAAACACAAAAGCTATGTCCAAAGATCTTTATTTCAACCATGATGGTTCAACCACAAAGAAGCTTCTT GCAGGGGTGGACTTGGTGGCAGAGCTGCTTGGTGTTACATTGGGTCCTAAGGGAAGAAATGTTGTGTTGCACAACAAGTATGGGCCACCCAGGATAGTAAATGATGGAGAAACTGTTCTGAaagag ATTGAATTGGAAGATCCATTGGAGAATGTTGGGGTTAAATTGGTGAGACAAGCTGGTGCAAAAACCAATATCTTAGTTGGTGATGGCTCAACTACATCTGTTGTTCTTGCTCATGGCTTAATCAAAGAGGGAATGAAG GTTATTGCAGCTGGAATGAATCCTGTCCAAATTGCTCGTGGGATTGAGAAAACAGCAATAGCACTTGTTAATGAACTTAGTTTGATGTCTAGAGAC GTTGAGGATCATGAACTTAAATATGTTGCAGAAGTCAGCGCAGGGAACGATTATGTTGTCGGAAACATGATTTCTGAGGCTTTGCATAAAGTAGGAAGAAAAGGAGTAGTGACAATTGAAAAAGGCAAAAGCATCGAGAATAGTCTAGAGATTGTAGAAGGAATGCAATTCGATCGCGGTTATCTGTCTCCCTACTTCGTCACCGATCGAAGAAAGATGACAGTAGATCTTCACAACTGCAAG TTGCTTTTAGTTGACAAAAAGATCACAAATCCAAAAGAGCTTCTGAACATATTGAATAGTGCAGTGAAAGAGAAATTTCCAATTTTGATAGTTGCAGAGGGAATTGAGCAGGATGCTCTTGCtccaattattaaaaataaacttaggGGTGTGCTTAAGGTTGCTGCTATTAAGGCTCCTGCTTTCGGGGAACGCAAGAGTCACTACTTAGAAGATATTGCCATCTTGACTGGAG GTACTGTAATAAGAGAAGACATGGGTTTCACCTTAGAAAAAGCCAGCACGGATGTGCTTGGTTCCGCTGCCAAAGTTGTCATTACAAAAGATTCTACCCTACTAGTCACTGATGGGAGTACTAGAGAAGCAATTGAAAAGAGGGTTAATCAAATAAAGATCCTTGTTGAG AATACtgaagaaaattttcaaaagaaGATATTGAATGAAAGGATAGCAAGATTATCAGGGGGCATTGCCATTCTTAAG GTAGGAGCACAAACACAAGTAGAGTTGAAGGATAAACAATTAAGAATAGAAGATGCCTTAAATGCAACCAAG GCAGCAATTGAGGAAGGtgtagtagttggtggtggctgtAGCCTTCTAAGACTATCCAAGAAGGTGGATAGCATAAAAATTCTCCTGGACAATGAAGAGCAAAAG ATTGGAGCTGAAATCTTCAAAAGAGCTTTGAGCTATCCTACTAAAATGATAGCGAAAAATGCCGGTGTAAATGGCAATGTTGTCATAGATAAG GTTTTAGCAGATGATAACATGAATTTTGGTTACAATGCTGCTAGAGACTGTTATGAGGATCTCATGAAGGCTAGAATCATGGATCCAACAAAG GTTGTTAGGTGTTGTATAGAGCATGCAGCTTCTGTGGCAAAGacatttctaacatcaaatgcTGTTGTGATTGACCGCATGGAACTACAACAACCATTACAACGTAGAAAGCCCATGACTATGCCTAGAAAGCCCATGGCTATGCCTAGAATGCCCATGACTAATTCAG GTTTAGGACCAATTGGCTTTTAA